The Terriglobia bacterium genome segment TGCGACTATGCGGGCGTGTCACAAAGATCTGCGTCACGCCGTTTTGGCGAGCGAAATCAACCAGGCTGGCCCCGCTATTTCCTTTCAAAATATGTGCATTGATGTGAAGATTCCGGGCAAAGGCCAGGTGCTTTTCCAATGCTTGTCTCTCTGATTCAGCCAAGCCCGTGAGGTCGCCGGTGGGCGTCACAAGAACTGCCATGCATTCAACGCCGAGGAAATCGCTTACTCTCTTGGCGCGCCTTGTGACCATGGCGGTTTTTGGATCGGCGGTGACATGAATGAGAACTTTATGCTGCCGGTTGTGGCCTTTAGCATTCGCTTCCTGCAAGGCTACTTCAGCCTGGCTTGCGATTCTTTGTCCCACTTCGTGAGCGGCTTCTCGCAGCGCAAGCTCTCGCAGCGCAACCAGGGTTGGCTCACGAAAGAAGTTTTGCAGAGCACGCTCGGCTGATCAGGTCTGTAAACGACGCCACGTTGCAAACGGTGCATGAGTGCGCGCGGCGTAAGGTCAACCATCAAGACCTCATCAGCATTGCGGACGATCCAGTCGGGAACTGTCTCGCGAACTGTCACGCCGGTAATATGCTGGACATGGTCATTCAGGCTTTCAAGGTGCTGGATATTCATCGTGGTAAGAACATCAATGCCGGCATCGAGCAGCACCTTGACATCTTCCCAGCGCTTGGTCCGGGATGATCCTGGAACATTTGTGTGTGGAAATTCGTCTACGGCGCAGACCTGCGGGTGTCTGGCCAGAATGCGTTCTGTGTCCATTTCTTCGAAGATGTTTCCGCGGTACTCGACCTTTTTCCTTGGGACGAACTCCAGCCCCTCTGCCCTGGAGATCGTCTCCTGACGACCGTGTGGCTCAAAGTAGCCAACCACGATGTCGGTCCCGTGCTTCCGCAGTGCATGGGCCTCTTCCAGCATCTTGTATGTCTTTCCGACGCCGGCCGCATAACCCATAAAGATTTTCAGTTTCCCGCGTTTTGTCTCATTCATTGCTTGTTCGGAAATATCCGGACATCCATGCCGCGTGACAATCTGACCAGCCTGTCTACCGAGGTTCCCAGCAAGCCCGACCAGAATCCTGAGCGGCGGCTATGTCCGACAAAAACTTGGGTCATTCCTCGCGAACGAGCAAAGGCCATGACAGTGCTGATTGGGTCTTTTCCTTGCAAAATTTCAACACGCGCCCCGGCAGCGCGAGCCAAACTGAGTTTTTCATCGACTGCAGCCCGCTCCAGAGAGGAAAGTTCAGGTTAGTCTACATTGACTACAACCAGTTCGGCATAGAATCTCAGTGCGATCAGCCGCGCCGTTTCAAGCATCTCTTCTGCATTTGAATCAGCAGTGATGCAGACAAGTATTCGCTCTTGTGTGCCATACTGCTGCTTGATGCCATGAGACTCCAGATAACTGGTGAGCTGATGATCAACCACGTCAGCAGCGAGAACCAGGGCCATCTCACGCAGCTTCAACAACTGGCGCTGCCGCCTTTCAAGCCCTGCCTGTTCATCGGGTGTCCGTGCGAGCGCCTCCAAGGCAGGGGCATCAACGATCTCGATTTCATTAGCACTCCTGATAAAGGCAATCGGAACGGTTTGGGTCACGTGCTTGCCGGTGATTGTCTCCACTTGTTGCTGCAACTCTGCGATGTACTGAATGTTGACGGATGCGACGACCTTGATTCCGGCCTGCACCAGGTCGCGAACATCCTCCCAACGCGTTTTGTTCCGCGCACCGGGTGGATTATCATAGGCCAGCCCGTCGATCAAGCAAACTTCCGGATGGCGCTGGATCAAAGCCTCAATATCGATAACCGCGCCCTGCCCCATCTCTTTTAAGGGCACTACTTCAAGCTGTTGAACGAGGGGTTCAGCCTCGCGTGGCATCTGCGGTTGAGTTGCAGCGAGCACAACATCCTGGCCCCGAGCACAACGGCGACGCGCCTCGTCAAGCATTCGAAATGTTTTGCCCACACCGGACGCGTACCCGAGAAATATCTTGAGGTAGCCTTTCTCGACTCCTGCTTCGACCTCGCGCAGGATCTCTTCCGGAGTTTTACGCCGTTGGTTCATTTCACCAGTGTTTTATGCAGTTCTCTTGTCCGTGATTGCGTGTACTCGTTATTGAGCCTGCATTGCTGCTCCTACTGTTCCACACCACGGCCGTTCCAACCAAGACCGCAGCGGCACACGCTTGAGGCACCGAATACAAGGGAAACATTATCAGCATCTGGCCGGCTGTCACACAGTTCGCGTCAAACGGACGCGGACGTGCGCCGCTGTCCATAACTCTGAAAGGCTGCACATACATCAGATCCAGTAATAGGCCAACCCCAAACTTCATAGTTAAGAGCACCAGAATGCGGTGGCTGGAAGTAGTCATAATCAGGTTGGGGCCTGAAGCGTTCAACTTCCTCCGCAATGAACTTTGGCAGATCTGGCTGGGAGACATACTTGCTGAGCATCTCACCGCGCCGCTTCAATTCCAATTGAGAAGGATGCAAGAGAATTTCGCCACCTCTGGAAACTCGGAATTTCTGGCGTACGAGGCTGCCATTGGGCGATCGGTGGTAGAGAGGCATCTCCCATCTTGGAATCACAAGAGCCCGCCCAACCGTATTCACCAGAAAATTACAGACATCGTGATCGGGATGGCCGCCTTCGTAGGCAGGCGCCAGCAATGCGTCTGGCCTGAATTGGTGTGTTATGGCTTCCAAAGCCTTGCCTGCGGAAGACAGAGAGCGAAAGAGTTCCTGATCGCGAAACGGAACGTCGGTCGTCCCATCTTTCAGGAAGATTGCTTTCACGTTATCAAGTACTCCAACCGACTTCAATGCTTCGGCATGCCGTACCTCAGCATAGCGTCGCTGTGAGCCGTAGGATGACCAAAAGAATTCGGCAGATGGAGCCCCGTCCGTCGCAAAAACGATAAGGGCCTCAGGGGTCCTTTGCAGAAGCACGGAACAGGTAACTTCATCATCCTGGTGGGCGACAACGACAAGCAGGCGGTTGCCAAGCGACACTTGAGCATCAACTCTCATCCCAAGGCGACTATTTGGATTGACCGAGGTTGTTGGCCGGAAATTGAGAGTCAAGAGCCAGGTTCAATTCGAGCACGTTCACCCGTGGCTCGCCAAAAAACCCAAACTGCCTGCCTTCAGTGTGCTCGCGCACTAAATTGAGGACTGCATCTGTGGTCGTACCGCGCGCTTTGGCTATACGTGGGACCTGAAACTCTGCAGCCGCAGGGGTAATGTCGGGATCAAGGCCGGAACCTGAAGCTGTGACCAGATCGACCGGTATCGGCTTCCCGGGATTCTCAGCTTGCAGAGTTGCAACATCGCCCTTTACGCGGTCAATAAGCTTCTGGTTAGTAGGTCCCCAATTGGTCCCCCCGGAACTTGTAGCGTCATATCCGTTGGCGCCCGCAGCCGATGGCCGCGGATGGAAATAGTGAGCGCCTGTGAACGGTTGCGCGAGGATGCGAGAACCCACTGGAACCCCGTTCCTGCTGATGAGCTGACCATCCGCCTTGTGTGGCCAGATGCGAGCCAGGCCGACGACGAGAACCGGGTATATCAATCCCAAGAACACGGTCGTGACAATCGTGTAGAGGATAGAGGTAATGAGATTTTTCTTCATGATGTGTTCTCTCCGTTATGCCAAATGCAACGCACGAATGATCAAATCGATGATCTTGATGCCAATGAAGGGGACAATCACTCCTCCGGCGCCATAAAGCCACAGATTGCGCCGCAGCAGCGCCGCAGCGCTCATGGCCTTGTACTGGACTCCGCGCAGCGCCAGCGGAATCAGTGCAATGATGATCAGCGCGTTGAAAATCACCGCCGAGAGCACTGCCGATTGCGGTGTGGCCAGATGCATGATGTTGAGCGCGTTCAGCACGGGAAATGTGCCGGCAAACATCGCCGGAATGATGGCGAAATACTTCGCCACGTCATTAGCAATCGAGAACGTGGTCAGCGAACCGCGGGTCATCAAGAGCTGCTTGCCGATCTCCACGATTTCCAGCAGCTTCGTGGGATTGGAATCCAAGTCCACCATATTGCCCGCTTCTTTGGCTGCCTGGGTTCCAGTATTCATCGCAACGCCGACGTCGGCTTGAGCGAGAGCGGGGGCGTCATTCGTGCCGTCGCCGGTCATCGCGACCAGCTTGCCCTGGCTCTGCTCCTTCTTAATGAGATCCATTTTGTCCTTCGGAGTCGCTTGGGCCAGAAAGTCATCGACGCCGGCTTCCCGCGCAATGGCCGCCGCCGTCAGAGGATTGTCGCCGGTAATCATGACCGTGCGAATGCCCATTGCCCGAAGCTGGACAAAGCGTTCTCTCATGCCCCCCTTGACGATGTCTTTCAGGTGGACCACACCTAGAGCACGATTGTTCTCGGCAACCACCAACGGGGTGCCACCGGACCGGGCTATTGTCTCGACGGTCGCTTGAACTTCTTTGGGAAGATAGCTGCCATTTTCTTTCAGGTATCTTTCAATCGCGTCCACCGCTCCTTTGCGAACTACACGGCCGTTAAAGTTGACTCCGGACATGCGCGTTTGAGCGGTAAAGGGCACAAATTGCGCCGGGTGAGTGCTGAGATCACGGCCACGAAGCCCATACTTTTCTTTTGCCAACACCACGATCGAGCGTCCTTCCGGTGTCTCATCCGGCAACGAGGAGAGTTGGGCCGCATCGGCAACCTGATCATTGCTCACGCCAGGCGCGGCGATAAATTCGGAGGCCTGCCGGTTACCCAATGTGATGGTGCCGGTCTTATCCAGCAGCAGGGTGTCCACATCGCCCGCCGCTTCTACTGCCCGTCCAGACATGGCGAGGACGTTGTGCTGCACCAGTCGATCCATGCCGGCAATCCCGATGGCAGAGAGCAGGCCGCCGATGGTCGTTGGAATCAGGCAGACCAACAATGATACGAGGACAAATACCGTCTGAGGCGATCCCGAGTAGGCAGCGAACGGCTCCAAGGTGACCACGGCAAGCAGGAATACAATAGTCAGCCCCGCCAGCAGGATATTGAGAGCAATTTCGTTCGGCGTCTTTTGCCGCTCTGCGCCTTCGACCAGCGCGATCATGCGGTCCAGGAAGGTCTCGCCAGGGTTCGACGTGATCTTCACTTTGATTCGGTCGGAGAGAACACGTGTTCCTCCAGTCACGGCCGACCGGTCGCCGCCAGCTTCGCGAATGACAGGTGCGGATTCGCCCGTAATCGCGGACTCGTCGACTGAGGCAACGCCCTCCACTATGTCGCCGTCGCCTGGGATGGTTTCGCCAGCGACCACAATCACAAGATCGCCGACGCGCAACTTGGATCCGGAGATACTCTCTGTGCGGCCATCGGAGAGCAGACGGTTGGCCATTGTTTCCGACTTGGCGCGACGCAGGGTTTCCGCCTGCGCCTTGCCACGTCCTTCGGCCATCGCCTCAGCAAAATTTGCAAACAGGACCGTGAACCAGAGCCACAATGTGATCTGCAGGTCGAAACCGAAACTTCCGCTGGCGCGCATCAGGTCTTTAATCAACAATACTGATGTCACAACGCTGCCGATCTCGACCACGAACATGACGGGGTTCCGCATCATTTTGCGGGGGTTCAGCTTGACCACTGAGTCAATGAGCGCCTGCCGCACAATTTTGCTGTCCCACAACGATTTTGGTTTTGCTTCTTTTACCAGCATGGCTCAAGTCCTTTTAGAAGGTCTTTCCTGCGTGCATCAGCAGGTGCTCAAGAATCGGACCTAAGCTGAGCGCGGGGAAAAACGTCAAAGCTCCGACGATGATGATCACGCTCACCAGAAGAGTGGTGAACAGTGGCGTCGTGACCGGGAATGTGCCGGGCGAGGGCGGAACAACCTTTTTGCGCGCCAGGCTGCCAGCAACCGCCAACATCGGCACGATCATCAGGAAACGGCCAACCAGCATGGTGAAGCCCATGGTGAGGTTGTACCAGCGATTGGGACCAAGGCCAGCGAAAGCCGAGCCGTTGTTTCCCGTTCCTGAAGTGAAGGCATACAAAATCTCCGAGAGGCCGTGCGGTCCGTTATTGTTCAGTGTTGCCAGACCCTGGGGCAGGAGCACGGAAGCTGCGGCCAGCACCAGGATCATGAGCGGGAAGATGAGCACGTATAGCATTGCCATCTTCACGTCATACGATTCAATCTTCTTGCCCAGGTATTCCGGCGTTCGCCCAACCATCAGACCGGCAATGAAGACCGAGAGCACGACGAAAATCAAAATCCCGTACATGCCGGCGCCGACCCCGCCGAACACGATCTCGCCGAGCATGATGTTGACTAGCGGAACCATTCCGCCAAGAGGCGTGTAGGAATCATGCATTCCATTGACCGCGCCGCAGCTCGCATCGGTTGTCACGGTCGCGAACATGGCGGAGTTGGCGATCCCGAAGCGCACTTCTTTGCCTTCCATGTTGCCGCCAGGCTGCAAAGCGGAAGCTTGTTGGTTCACTCCCGCCAACAGTGGATTGCCACGCGATTCCGCCCAGTATGCGGTCGTGACCCCGGCAAAGAAGAGCACGGCCATGGCGGCAAAAACCGCCCAGCCATGCTTCTGCGATCTGGTCATTCGGCCGAGGGTGTAGGTCAGGCCCGCGGGTATACAGAAGATCAGCACCATCTCAATAAAGTTGCTGAATGGCGTCGGGTTCTCAAATGGATGGGCACTGTTGGCATTCAGGAAGCCGCCCCCATTGGTGCCCAGTTCCTTGATGGCCTCCTGGGAAGCGATGGGACCTTGAGCGATACTCTGCTCGGTGATGGTGTCCATCACCGGCTTTCCATTGGCATCCACAACCGGTTTGCCGTCTTGCCCGACTTTCTGGACCTGCTGCGGTTCAACCAGCTTGGCCGTGTCATACGGCTTGAAATTTTGGATTACCCCTTGCGATACCAGAACCAATGCAGCAACAAGGCTGATCGGCACCAGCACCCACAGCGTCGCCCTGGTGATGTCCACCCAGAAATTGCCGAGTGTTTCCTTCTCACGCCGCGCAATGCCCCGGATAAACGCTACCGCCAGCGCCATTCCGACTGCGGCCGAGGCAAAGTTGTGAAATGCCAGCCCGGCCATCTGCGTGAGATAGCTCATGACCTGTTCGCCGGTGTAGAACTGCCAGTTCGTATTCGTCGTAAATGAAGCGGCGGTGTTGAACGCCAGATCCTGAGGAACCGCGGCGAATTTCTGCGGGTTCAGCGGGAGCCATTGCTGTGTGCGCTCCAGCAAGTACAGCACGAGCATCGACACGCCGCTGAACAGCAGCATGGCGATCGAATACTCCGTCCAGCGCATCTCGCGGTCTTCATCCACGCGAGTCAACTTATAAAGCACGCGCTCGACAGGACGCATGACCGGATCGAGCCAGGTCCGCTCTCGCGAAAAGACCTTGGTCATGAAGACGCCCATGGGCTTCGTTACCAGCACGATCACCACGAAGTAGAAGAGAATTTGCAGCCAGCCGTTGAGCGTCATATCAGAATTTCTCCGGACGCAGAAGCGCGTAGATCAGGTAAACCATCAGCATCAGGCTGATGAACAGTACGCAAATGTTTTCGAAGTTCATCAGTCACCTCACTTCAATTTGTCGCAAGCGACCGTATAAGCGATCGCCAAGGTGAAAAACAGCAATGTGAAAAAGATCATCAATAAATCGAGCACGGCAAAACCTCCTCAACCCCTACCAGGCACCCTGCTTCTGGCCAAACCACCAGATGAGCCCCAGCGTGGCTGTGTTCTGCTCTTTCTTGAGCTTTCCTGGAATATCCGTCAGGAAAAACGGTTGATTGGAGAAGTCCCGCCGCCATTCCATGCGCGCGAGAAATCCGTCAGCGAATTTGTACTCTGCCGTCGCAGTTGTTTCCTTGAGCGCCTGCGTCGCGCCACTGAACAGCCCGCCACGATCCGAAAGGTACTCGCCGCGGCCAGCCAGCGCGAATTTCGGTGCAATCTGGTATCGCGCATAGGCCGCTCCACCGGTAACGTGCTGCGGAGCTGAATTGCTGAAGGCACGGTTCACAACGTAGTCAGCCTCGCCCACCAGCGTGAGTTTCGGCGTTGCATTCCAAGTCATGTACGTGTCGAAGATGTGCTCGCGGCCGTCAGGAGTTGGGGTGATGGTG includes the following:
- the kdpC gene encoding potassium-transporting ATPase subunit KdpC codes for the protein MKKNLITSILYTIVTTVFLGLIYPVLVVGLARIWPHKADGQLISRNGVPVGSRILAQPFTGAHYFHPRPSAAGANGYDATSSGGTNWGPTNQKLIDRVKGDVATLQAENPGKPIPVDLVTASGSGLDPDITPAAAEFQVPRIAKARGTTTDAVLNLVREHTEGRQFGFFGEPRVNVLELNLALDSQFPANNLGQSK
- the kdpF gene encoding K(+)-transporting ATPase subunit F gives rise to the protein MNFENICVLFISLMLMVYLIYALLRPEKF
- a CDS encoding PIG-L family deacetylase yields the protein MSLGNRLLVVVAHQDDEVTCSVLLQRTPEALIVFATDGAPSAEFFWSSYGSQRRYAEVRHAEALKSVGVLDNVKAIFLKDGTTDVPFRDQELFRSLSSAGKALEAITHQFRPDALLAPAYEGGHPDHDVCNFLVNTVGRALVIPRWEMPLYHRSPNGSLVRQKFRVSRGGEILLHPSQLELKRRGEMLSKYVSQPDLPKFIAEEVERFRPQPDYDYFQPPHSGALNYEVWGWPITGSDVCAAFQSYGQRRTSASV
- the kdpA gene encoding potassium-transporting ATPase subunit KdpA, yielding MTLNGWLQILFYFVVIVLVTKPMGVFMTKVFSRERTWLDPVMRPVERVLYKLTRVDEDREMRWTEYSIAMLLFSGVSMLVLYLLERTQQWLPLNPQKFAAVPQDLAFNTAASFTTNTNWQFYTGEQVMSYLTQMAGLAFHNFASAAVGMALAVAFIRGIARREKETLGNFWVDITRATLWVLVPISLVAALVLVSQGVIQNFKPYDTAKLVEPQQVQKVGQDGKPVVDANGKPVMDTITEQSIAQGPIASQEAIKELGTNGGGFLNANSAHPFENPTPFSNFIEMVLIFCIPAGLTYTLGRMTRSQKHGWAVFAAMAVLFFAGVTTAYWAESRGNPLLAGVNQQASALQPGGNMEGKEVRFGIANSAMFATVTTDASCGAVNGMHDSYTPLGGMVPLVNIMLGEIVFGGVGAGMYGILIFVVLSVFIAGLMVGRTPEYLGKKIESYDVKMAMLYVLIFPLMILVLAAASVLLPQGLATLNNNGPHGLSEILYAFTSGTGNNGSAFAGLGPNRWYNLTMGFTMLVGRFLMIVPMLAVAGSLARKKVVPPSPGTFPVTTPLFTTLLVSVIIIVGALTFFPALSLGPILEHLLMHAGKTF
- the kdpB gene encoding potassium-transporting ATPase subunit KdpB; the encoded protein is MLVKEAKPKSLWDSKIVRQALIDSVVKLNPRKMMRNPVMFVVEIGSVVTSVLLIKDLMRASGSFGFDLQITLWLWFTVLFANFAEAMAEGRGKAQAETLRRAKSETMANRLLSDGRTESISGSKLRVGDLVIVVAGETIPGDGDIVEGVASVDESAITGESAPVIREAGGDRSAVTGGTRVLSDRIKVKITSNPGETFLDRMIALVEGAERQKTPNEIALNILLAGLTIVFLLAVVTLEPFAAYSGSPQTVFVLVSLLVCLIPTTIGGLLSAIGIAGMDRLVQHNVLAMSGRAVEAAGDVDTLLLDKTGTITLGNRQASEFIAAPGVSNDQVADAAQLSSLPDETPEGRSIVVLAKEKYGLRGRDLSTHPAQFVPFTAQTRMSGVNFNGRVVRKGAVDAIERYLKENGSYLPKEVQATVETIARSGGTPLVVAENNRALGVVHLKDIVKGGMRERFVQLRAMGIRTVMITGDNPLTAAAIAREAGVDDFLAQATPKDKMDLIKKEQSQGKLVAMTGDGTNDAPALAQADVGVAMNTGTQAAKEAGNMVDLDSNPTKLLEIVEIGKQLLMTRGSLTTFSIANDVAKYFAIIPAMFAGTFPVLNALNIMHLATPQSAVLSAVIFNALIIIALIPLALRGVQYKAMSAAALLRRNLWLYGAGGVIVPFIGIKIIDLIIRALHLA